In Acidovorax sp. 106, the following proteins share a genomic window:
- a CDS encoding glycosyltransferase — MPGHGDTGRERHIICMKWGKKYGPEYVNRLYAMVRRHLTGDFRFVCLTDDNTGIRNEVQCLPIPPLDLPPGIPERGWTKLVTFSADLHGLKGTALFLDVDVVVTGSLDDFFTQPGEFLIIHDYKRPWRVTGNSSVYRFELGAHPDVLEYFRGHFAEIRQQFRNEQAYLSDFLHKQGKLQYWPASWCPSFKYHGIPAWPTNYWKAPFVPADARVVIFHGECNPPDALAGRRNRRFRYIRPATWVAEHWKE; from the coding sequence ATGCCAGGACACGGAGACACCGGGCGCGAACGCCACATCATCTGCATGAAATGGGGCAAGAAATACGGCCCCGAGTACGTCAACCGCCTCTACGCCATGGTGCGGCGCCACCTCACTGGCGACTTCCGGTTTGTCTGCTTGACCGACGATAACACCGGTATCCGAAACGAGGTGCAGTGCCTGCCGATTCCCCCTCTGGATTTGCCGCCCGGCATCCCCGAGCGGGGCTGGACCAAGCTGGTGACGTTCAGCGCGGACCTGCACGGACTCAAAGGCACGGCGCTGTTCCTGGACGTGGACGTGGTGGTGACCGGCAGCCTGGATGACTTCTTCACCCAGCCAGGCGAATTTTTGATCATTCACGATTACAAGCGGCCTTGGCGCGTCACGGGCAACTCGTCGGTATACCGCTTTGAACTGGGTGCCCACCCCGACGTACTGGAGTACTTTCGCGGTCACTTTGCCGAGATTCGGCAACAGTTTCGCAATGAGCAGGCTTATCTGTCGGATTTTCTGCACAAGCAAGGCAAGTTGCAATACTGGCCTGCCAGCTGGTGCCCCAGCTTTAAATACCACGGCATTCCAGCCTGGCCTACCAACTACTGGAAAGCCCCATTTGTGCCGGCCGATGCACGTGTGGTGATTTTTCACGGCGAGTGCAACCCACCCGATGCCCTGGCGGGCCGACGCAATCGGCGCTTTCGCTACATACGCCCCGCCACGTGGGTGGCAGAGCACTGGAAAGAATAA
- a CDS encoding DUF4149 domain-containing protein yields the protein MPGCIPLLAAALWWGSLSTVGLLVVPLLFAHLPSPAMAGGMAAQLFAAQTWVSVGCTLLLLLVSRPKGSVAQYQWAQAAMIFIVGGMLLALLSQYGVAPRIVARQDLRLWHSVGSVMFALQWVCALVVLLHMLPKSQALVPSEVDGVDGPAQGA from the coding sequence ATGCCTGGGTGTATTCCCCTGCTGGCTGCTGCCTTGTGGTGGGGCAGCCTGTCCACCGTTGGCTTGTTGGTGGTGCCTTTGCTGTTCGCCCACCTTCCATCGCCTGCCATGGCAGGGGGCATGGCTGCCCAGCTGTTTGCCGCACAGACCTGGGTGTCTGTCGGCTGTACCTTGCTGTTGCTTTTGGTGTCTAGGCCAAAGGGGTCTGTAGCGCAATACCAATGGGCGCAAGCAGCTATGATTTTTATAGTGGGTGGCATGTTGCTGGCGCTGCTGTCCCAGTACGGTGTGGCGCCACGCATTGTGGCGCGGCAGGACTTGCGCCTGTGGCACAGCGTGGGGTCGGTGATGTTTGCGCTTCAGTGGGTGTGTGCCTTGGTGGTTTTGCTGCACATGCTGCCGAAGTCTCAGGCCTTGGTGCCGTCAGAAGTCGATGGCGTGGATGGACCTGCGCAGGGCGCTTGA
- the greA gene encoding transcription elongation factor GreA, which translates to MATIPITKRGAEILKEELHRLKTVERPSVITAIAEARAQGDLSENADYDAAKDRQGFIEGRIQEIEGKLSVAQVIDPSAVDGGGKVVFGATVELEDEESGDLVKYQIVGEDEADLKKGLINISSPIARALIGKEEGDTAEVQAPGGIRRYEVVAVSYL; encoded by the coding sequence ATGGCCACCATTCCAATTACCAAGCGCGGCGCTGAAATACTCAAGGAAGAGCTGCATCGACTCAAGACCGTGGAGCGCCCCTCGGTGATCACTGCGATTGCAGAAGCCCGTGCCCAGGGCGACCTGAGTGAAAACGCAGACTACGACGCAGCGAAAGACCGCCAGGGTTTTATAGAAGGACGCATTCAGGAGATTGAAGGCAAGCTCTCTGTGGCCCAGGTGATTGACCCTAGCGCCGTCGATGGCGGCGGCAAAGTGGTGTTTGGCGCTACGGTGGAATTGGAAGACGAAGAGTCTGGCGATTTGGTGAAGTACCAGATCGTGGGTGAAGATGAGGCCGATCTGAAGAAGGGGCTGATCAACATCTCCAGCCCTATTGCTCGTGCATTGATTGGCAAGGAAGAGGGCGACACCGCTGAAGTGCAAGCCCCTGGCGGTATCCGCCGCTATGAGGTGGTGGCTGTCAGCTACCTGTGA
- the carB gene encoding carbamoyl-phosphate synthase large subunit, producing the protein MPKRTDIKSILIIGAGPIIIGQACEFDYSGVQACKALREEGYKVILINSNPATIMTDPATADVTYIEPITWQTVEKIIAKERPDAILPTMGGQTALNCALDLWHNGVLDKYKVELIGATPEAIDKAEDRLKFKDAMTKIGLGSARSGIAHSMDEAWAVQKSVGFPTVIRPSFTLGGTGGGIAYNPEEFETICKRGLEASPTNELLIEESLLGWKEYEMEVVRDKADNCIIICSIENLDPMGVHTGDSITVAPAQTLTDKEYQVLRNASLAVLREIGVDTGGSNVQFSINPKDGRMVVIEMNPRVSRSSALASKATGFPIAKVAAKLAVGYTLDELKNEITGGATPASFEPSIDYVVTKIPRFAFEKFPTADSRLTTQMKSVGEVMAMGRTFQESFQKALRGLEVGVDGMNEKTQDREVLEKELGEPGPERIWYVGDAFAMGLSVDEVFELTKIDRWFLVQIEQIVKIELDIDKLVAEKGDGALAALDAGTLLTLKQKGFSDRRLAKLLKTTEKAVREARRALKVRPVYKRVDTCAAEFATNTAYLYSTYEVATHGGVAECESEPTNNKKIMVLGGGPNRIGQGIEFDYCCVHAALAMREDGYETIMVNCNPETVSTDYDTSDRLYFEPVTLEDVLEIVDKEKPVGVIVQYGGQTPLKLALGLEAEGVPIIGTTPDMIDAAEDRERFQKLLGDLGLRQPPNATARTEPEALEKAAALGYPLVVRPSYVLGGRAMEIVHEQRDLERYMREAVKVSNDSPVLLDRFLSNAIECDVDCVRDSAGVTFIGGVMEHIEQAGVHSGDSACSLPPYYLSQPTIDEIKRQTAAMAEGLSVVGLMNVQFAIQEVDGKDVIYVLEVNPRASRTVPFVSKATGIQLAKVAARCMAGQTLASQGITKEVTPPYFSVKEAVFPFVKFPGVDTILGPEMKSTGEVMGVGKTFGEAFVKSQLGAGTKLPTSGKVFLTVKNADKPRAVDIARQLVALGFELVATKGTAAAIAEAGVPVGVVNKVTEGRPHIVDAIKNNEIVMVINTVEERRNAIADSRAIRTSSLLARVTTFTTIFGAEAAVEGMKYLDKLDVYSVQELHAQLAA; encoded by the coding sequence ATGCCAAAACGTACCGACATAAAAAGCATCCTCATCATTGGCGCCGGCCCGATCATCATCGGCCAGGCCTGTGAATTCGACTACTCCGGCGTACAGGCCTGCAAGGCCCTGCGCGAAGAGGGCTACAAGGTCATCCTGATCAACAGCAACCCCGCGACGATCATGACCGACCCGGCCACGGCCGACGTGACCTACATCGAGCCCATCACATGGCAGACGGTCGAGAAGATCATCGCCAAGGAGCGCCCCGACGCCATCTTGCCCACCATGGGCGGCCAGACCGCGCTCAACTGCGCACTGGACCTGTGGCACAACGGCGTGCTCGACAAGTACAAGGTCGAGCTCATCGGTGCCACTCCCGAGGCCATCGACAAGGCCGAAGACCGCCTGAAGTTCAAGGACGCCATGACCAAGATCGGTCTGGGCTCCGCGCGCTCCGGCATTGCCCACAGCATGGACGAAGCCTGGGCCGTGCAAAAGAGCGTGGGCTTCCCCACCGTGATTCGCCCCAGCTTCACACTGGGTGGCACGGGCGGTGGTATTGCCTACAACCCTGAAGAGTTCGAGACTATCTGCAAGCGCGGCCTGGAAGCTTCGCCCACCAACGAGCTGCTGATCGAAGAGTCGCTGCTCGGCTGGAAAGAGTACGAGATGGAAGTGGTGCGCGACAAGGCGGACAACTGCATCATCATCTGCTCGATTGAAAACTTGGACCCTATGGGTGTGCACACGGGTGACTCGATCACCGTGGCCCCTGCCCAGACGCTGACGGACAAGGAATATCAAGTCCTTCGCAATGCGTCCCTGGCTGTGCTGCGCGAAATCGGCGTGGACACGGGCGGCTCCAACGTGCAGTTCTCGATCAACCCTAAGGACGGCCGCATGGTCGTGATCGAGATGAACCCGCGTGTGTCGCGTTCGTCGGCACTGGCCTCCAAGGCCACAGGTTTCCCCATCGCCAAGGTGGCGGCCAAGCTGGCTGTGGGCTACACGCTCGATGAGCTCAAGAATGAAATCACGGGCGGCGCCACGCCCGCGTCGTTCGAGCCCTCGATCGACTATGTGGTCACCAAGATCCCGCGTTTCGCGTTCGAAAAATTCCCCACGGCCGACAGCCGCCTGACCACTCAGATGAAGTCTGTGGGTGAAGTCATGGCCATGGGTCGCACCTTCCAGGAATCCTTCCAAAAAGCCCTGCGCGGCCTGGAAGTTGGCGTGGACGGCATGAACGAAAAGACCCAGGACCGCGAAGTGCTCGAAAAGGAACTGGGAGAGCCTGGCCCTGAGCGCATCTGGTATGTAGGTGATGCCTTCGCCATGGGCTTGTCGGTGGACGAAGTGTTCGAGCTGACCAAGATCGACCGTTGGTTCCTGGTACAGATCGAGCAGATCGTGAAGATCGAGCTGGACATCGACAAGCTGGTCGCCGAAAAGGGTGATGGTGCTCTGGCGGCACTGGATGCTGGAACGCTGCTCACGCTCAAGCAAAAAGGTTTTTCTGACCGTCGCTTGGCCAAGCTGCTCAAGACCACGGAGAAGGCCGTGCGCGAAGCCCGCCGTGCGTTGAAAGTGCGCCCCGTGTACAAGCGTGTGGATACCTGCGCGGCCGAGTTCGCCACGAACACCGCGTACCTGTACTCCACCTACGAAGTGGCCACCCATGGTGGTGTTGCCGAGTGTGAGTCGGAGCCTACGAACAACAAGAAGATCATGGTGCTCGGTGGCGGTCCTAACCGCATCGGCCAAGGCATCGAGTTTGACTACTGCTGCGTGCATGCCGCGCTCGCCATGCGCGAGGACGGCTATGAAACGATCATGGTCAACTGCAACCCTGAGACCGTCTCGACCGACTACGACACCTCCGACCGCCTGTACTTCGAGCCCGTGACGCTCGAAGACGTGCTGGAGATCGTGGACAAGGAAAAGCCGGTCGGCGTGATCGTGCAGTACGGCGGTCAGACGCCTTTGAAGCTCGCCCTGGGCCTCGAAGCCGAAGGCGTGCCGATCATCGGCACCACGCCCGACATGATCGATGCGGCCGAAGACCGCGAGCGTTTCCAAAAGCTGCTGGGTGACCTGGGACTGCGCCAGCCGCCGAACGCCACGGCCCGTACCGAGCCCGAGGCCCTGGAAAAAGCCGCCGCCCTGGGCTACCCCCTGGTGGTGCGCCCCAGCTATGTGCTCGGTGGCCGTGCGATGGAAATCGTGCATGAGCAACGCGACCTGGAGCGCTACATGCGCGAGGCCGTCAAGGTGAGCAACGACTCGCCCGTGCTGCTCGACCGCTTCCTCTCCAACGCCATCGAGTGCGATGTGGACTGCGTGCGCGACTCTGCAGGCGTCACCTTCATTGGCGGTGTGATGGAGCACATTGAGCAGGCTGGCGTGCACAGCGGCGACTCCGCCTGCTCGCTGCCTCCGTACTACCTGTCGCAGCCGACCATCGACGAGATCAAGCGCCAGACCGCCGCCATGGCCGAAGGCCTGAGCGTGGTGGGCCTGATGAACGTGCAGTTCGCCATCCAGGAAGTTGATGGCAAGGACGTGATCTACGTGCTTGAAGTGAACCCGCGCGCCTCGCGCACGGTGCCCTTCGTGAGCAAGGCTACGGGTATCCAGTTGGCCAAGGTTGCTGCACGCTGCATGGCTGGCCAGACGCTGGCCTCGCAGGGCATCACCAAGGAAGTGACCCCGCCGTACTTCAGCGTGAAGGAGGCCGTGTTCCCCTTCGTGAAGTTCCCCGGCGTGGACACGATTCTTGGCCCCGAGATGAAGTCCACCGGCGAAGTCATGGGCGTGGGCAAGACCTTCGGCGAAGCCTTCGTGAAGAGCCAGCTCGGCGCGGGTACCAAGCTGCCCACGTCGGGCAAGGTATTCCTCACGGTGAAGAACGCTGACAAGCCGCGTGCGGTCGACATCGCCCGCCAACTGGTGGCGCTGGGCTTTGAGTTGGTGGCAACCAAGGGCACTGCCGCTGCGATTGCCGAAGCTGGCGTGCCTGTGGGCGTGGTGAACAAGGTGACCGAAGGTCGCCCGCACATTGTGGATGCGATCAAGAACAACGAGATTGTCATGGTCATCAACACGGTGGAAGAGCGCCGCAATGCGATCGCCGATTCGCGTGCGATCCGCACCAGCTCACTGCTGGCCCGCGTGACCACCTTCACCACCATCTTTGGTGCCGAGGCGGCTGTGGAGGGTATGAAATACCTCGACAAGCTCGATGTGTATTCGGTGCAGGAACTTCACGCCCAATTGGCGGCTTGA
- the carA gene encoding glutamine-hydrolyzing carbamoyl-phosphate synthase small subunit has product MLLSIQGTFPPAILALADGTVFIGNSIGATGTTVGEVVFNTAITGYQEILTDPSYCQQIVTLTYPHIGNYGVNAEDVEADKIYAAGLIIKDLPLLSSNFRETETLSQYLVRENTVAIANIDTRKLTRLLRSKGAQNGAIVGLAVGQSVTQALIDEALAKAKAAPNMAGLDLAQVVTTATRYEWTQTEWKLGSGYGELTAPQFHVVAYDFGVKKNILRMLAERGCKVTVVPAKTPAADVLALNPDGVFLSNGPGDPAPCDYAIAAARTLMDSGVPTFGICLGHQIMALASGAKTFKMANSHHGANHPVKDLDTGRVSITSQNHGFAVDMESLPATLRPTHISLFDGTLQGLERTDKPAFCFQGHPEASPGPHDIAYLFDRFTRAMQAAKAA; this is encoded by the coding sequence GTGCTTTTGTCTATCCAGGGAACCTTCCCGCCCGCCATCCTGGCGCTCGCAGACGGCACGGTCTTTATCGGCAATTCGATTGGTGCCACTGGCACCACCGTCGGCGAAGTGGTTTTCAACACCGCTATCACCGGCTACCAGGAAATCCTCACAGACCCCAGCTACTGCCAGCAGATCGTGACGCTCACGTATCCGCACATCGGCAACTACGGTGTCAATGCCGAGGACGTCGAAGCCGACAAGATCTACGCCGCAGGTCTCATCATCAAAGACTTGCCTTTGCTGTCCAGCAACTTCCGCGAGACCGAAACGCTCTCGCAGTATCTGGTCCGTGAGAACACGGTCGCCATCGCCAACATCGATACCCGCAAGCTCACCCGCCTGCTGCGCAGCAAGGGCGCGCAAAACGGTGCGATCGTTGGTTTGGCTGTCGGCCAGTCGGTGACGCAAGCGCTGATCGATGAAGCGCTTGCCAAAGCCAAAGCAGCCCCCAACATGGCGGGCCTGGACCTGGCCCAAGTGGTGACCACGGCCACCCGCTACGAGTGGACCCAGACCGAGTGGAAGCTGGGCTCGGGCTACGGCGAACTCACCGCCCCCCAGTTCCACGTGGTGGCTTACGACTTTGGCGTCAAGAAAAACATCTTGCGCATGCTGGCTGAGCGCGGTTGCAAGGTCACCGTGGTGCCCGCCAAGACGCCCGCAGCCGACGTGCTGGCCCTCAACCCCGATGGCGTGTTCCTGTCCAACGGCCCCGGCGACCCAGCCCCTTGTGACTACGCCATTGCCGCAGCACGCACCTTGATGGACAGCGGCGTGCCCACGTTCGGTATCTGCCTGGGCCACCAGATCATGGCCCTGGCCTCAGGTGCCAAGACTTTCAAGATGGCCAACAGCCACCATGGTGCCAACCACCCCGTGAAAGACCTGGACACGGGCCGCGTGAGCATCACCAGCCAGAACCATGGCTTTGCGGTGGACATGGAGTCGTTGCCCGCCACGCTGCGCCCTACCCACATCAGCCTGTTCGATGGCACGCTGCAGGGGCTGGAGCGCACCGACAAGCCCGCGTTCTGCTTCCAGGGCCACCCTGAGGCTTCGCCCGGTCCGCACGACATCGCCTACCTGTTTGATCGCTTCACCCGCGCCATGCAGGCAGCGAAAGCTGCGTAA
- a CDS encoding RNA methyltransferase: protein MTSAAVTLIQSRDNALIKDLRRLAQDTTAYRKQGRVWLEGDHLCRAALDRSIRPSMAVFSESFWPQWQYDKALAAIKIIVIPDALFKDISGLESPAGMGFLWDMPAAQPLDPAAATVVLDRVQDAGNVGSILRSASAFGFRQVLAIKGSAALWSPKVLRAGMGAHFALSLVEGVSEQDLDALQVPLVVTSSHGGSYLHQAALPWPCAWVMGHEGQGVAASLESRAALRIRIAQPGGEESLNVGAAAAICLHASGAMRSA, encoded by the coding sequence ATGACCTCTGCTGCTGTCACCCTCATCCAGTCCCGTGACAACGCCCTGATCAAGGACTTGCGCCGCCTGGCGCAAGACACCACGGCCTACCGCAAACAAGGCCGCGTGTGGCTGGAGGGCGACCACCTGTGCCGCGCGGCGCTGGACCGCTCCATTCGCCCCTCCATGGCGGTATTTTCAGAGTCTTTTTGGCCCCAATGGCAATACGATAAAGCGCTGGCAGCTATCAAAATAATAGTGATTCCCGATGCCTTGTTCAAAGACATCAGCGGGCTGGAGTCTCCGGCCGGCATGGGGTTCTTGTGGGACATGCCAGCGGCACAGCCCTTGGACCCTGCCGCTGCCACGGTGGTTCTGGACCGGGTGCAGGACGCGGGCAATGTGGGCTCCATCTTGCGCAGCGCTTCGGCCTTTGGCTTTCGCCAAGTGCTGGCCATCAAGGGCAGCGCGGCCCTGTGGTCGCCCAAGGTGCTGCGTGCGGGCATGGGCGCCCATTTCGCGCTCAGTTTGGTCGAAGGTGTGAGTGAGCAGGATCTGGACGCCTTGCAGGTGCCGCTGGTGGTGACCAGCTCCCATGGCGGCAGCTATCTGCACCAAGCGGCCTTGCCCTGGCCTTGTGCCTGGGTCATGGGGCACGAAGGGCAGGGCGTTGCTGCGTCGCTGGAATCCCGGGCCGCCTTGCGCATCCGCATTGCCCAACCGGGGGGCGAGGAGTCTTTGAACGTGGGTGCTGCCGCAGCCATTTGCCTGCATGCCAGCGGTGCCATGCGCTCCGCGTAA
- the rnhB gene encoding ribonuclease HII gives MRSKKSSHPDAFPEQASLPWHPPGLVAGVDEAGRGPLAGPVVAAAVILDDLRPIAGLADSKKLTAARREKLFDEIRAKALCCSIAQASVEEIDQLNILQATMLAMRRAVMGLRLKPVMVLVDGNRIPQLDIPAEAIVKGDALVQSISAASILAKVHRDRWCAEVHGQFPEYGFAGHKGYGTAVHMAALKEHGACVHHRRSFAPVAQVLAGLPEKTIA, from the coding sequence ATGCGATCCAAAAAGTCCTCGCATCCTGACGCCTTTCCTGAGCAAGCCAGCCTGCCGTGGCACCCGCCCGGGCTGGTGGCGGGGGTGGATGAGGCTGGGCGCGGCCCGTTGGCCGGGCCTGTGGTGGCGGCGGCCGTCATCCTGGACGACCTGCGCCCGATTGCGGGCTTGGCCGACTCGAAAAAGCTCACTGCCGCCCGGCGCGAAAAACTGTTCGATGAAATCCGTGCCAAAGCCTTGTGCTGCAGCATTGCGCAGGCCAGTGTGGAAGAGATCGACCAGCTCAACATCCTGCAGGCCACGATGCTGGCCATGCGCCGTGCCGTCATGGGCTTGCGGCTCAAGCCGGTGATGGTGCTGGTGGACGGCAACCGCATCCCGCAGCTCGATATCCCGGCGGAGGCCATCGTCAAAGGCGATGCGCTGGTGCAATCCATTTCCGCGGCGTCCATTTTGGCCAAGGTGCACCGTGACCGCTGGTGCGCCGAGGTGCATGGGCAATTTCCCGAGTACGGGTTTGCAGGGCACAAGGGCTACGGCACGGCCGTGCACATGGCCGCCTTGAAAGAGCACGGGGCCTGTGTCCACCACCGCCGCTCGTTTGCGCCCGTAGCCCAGGTGCTGGCGGGCCTCCCTGAAAAAACCATCGCATGA
- the lpxB gene encoding lipid-A-disaccharide synthase, which produces MQSSPRIAMVAGEASGDLLAGLLLDGLQAQWPDLQSKGIGGPHMARRGFECLWPSEKLAVHGYSMEVLRRLRELLGIRKQLRERLLRERPGVFIGVDAPDFNLGLEADLRAAGIKTVHFVCPSIWAWRANRVEKIRRSADHVLCIFPFEPALLAKHGIAATYVGHPLASVIPRVPDRAAARAALGFADHDEILAILPGSRSSEVQYIAPPFFSAAALIHQARPATKFIVPAVPLLQGRIEQLVRAAGLEGVVRVVTGQSHTVLAACDATLIASGTATLEAALFKRPMVIGYHMHPLSWWLMRRKQLQPWVGLPNILCGEFVVPELIQDAATPQALCAATLQWLQAKEQQPEKIHALEQRFDALHESLQRNTSELAADAIQKVLAS; this is translated from the coding sequence ATGCAATCTTCTCCTCGCATCGCAATGGTGGCGGGCGAGGCCTCTGGCGACTTGCTTGCAGGCCTGCTGTTGGATGGCTTGCAGGCCCAGTGGCCCGACCTCCAATCCAAGGGCATCGGCGGCCCGCACATGGCGCGCCGGGGTTTTGAATGCTTGTGGCCCAGTGAAAAGCTGGCCGTGCATGGCTACAGCATGGAGGTGCTGCGCCGGCTGCGTGAGTTGCTGGGCATCCGCAAGCAACTGCGTGAGAGGCTCCTGCGCGAGCGCCCTGGCGTCTTCATCGGCGTGGATGCTCCTGATTTCAATCTGGGGCTGGAGGCTGACTTGCGGGCGGCGGGCATCAAGACCGTGCATTTTGTCTGCCCCTCCATTTGGGCCTGGCGTGCCAACCGGGTCGAGAAAATCCGCCGCAGTGCCGACCATGTGCTGTGCATTTTTCCGTTTGAGCCGGCGCTGCTGGCAAAGCACGGCATTGCGGCCACCTATGTGGGCCATCCCCTGGCCAGCGTCATCCCTCGGGTGCCTGACCGGGCCGCGGCACGCGCTGCGCTGGGGTTTGCGGATCATGACGAGATCCTGGCGATCCTGCCTGGCAGCCGTTCGTCCGAGGTGCAGTACATTGCGCCGCCCTTCTTTTCGGCTGCAGCGCTTATCCATCAAGCGCGACCAGCTACTAAATTCATAGTGCCAGCGGTGCCGCTGCTGCAAGGGCGCATTGAGCAACTGGTGCGTGCTGCCGGGCTCGAAGGGGTGGTGCGTGTTGTCACGGGCCAATCGCACACCGTGTTGGCCGCCTGCGATGCCACCTTGATCGCCAGCGGTACCGCTACGCTGGAGGCTGCTTTGTTCAAGCGCCCCATGGTCATTGGCTACCACATGCACCCGCTGAGCTGGTGGCTGATGCGCCGCAAGCAATTGCAGCCCTGGGTGGGTTTGCCCAATATTTTGTGCGGCGAGTTTGTGGTGCCGGAGCTGATCCAGGATGCCGCCACCCCCCAAGCGTTGTGCGCGGCCACACTGCAATGGCTGCAGGCCAAAGAGCAGCAACCTGAAAAGATCCACGCGCTGGAGCAACGCTTTGATGCCCTGCATGAAAGCCTGCAGCGCAACACCTCTGAACTGGCCGCCGATGCGATCCAAAAAGTCCTCGCATCCTGA
- the lpxA gene encoding acyl-ACP--UDP-N-acetylglucosamine O-acyltransferase yields MSNIHATAVVDPAACIDPTATIGPYAVIGPQVSIGARTVVGAHCVIEGHTTIGEDNRIFQFASLGAQPQDKKYAGEPTELLIGHRNTIREFCTFNTGTVQDRAVTRVGDDNWIMAYVHIAHDCQVGNQTTLANNTTLAGHVDVGDWATVGGLTGVLQRMRIGAHTMVGFASHIGKDVPPFMVVDGNPLAVRGVNLVGLRRRSFSDERIAAIREMHKLLYRQGLTLEQAREAILALPLQMPQARDDVALMDAFIASSAAGIAR; encoded by the coding sequence GTGAGCAATATCCACGCAACTGCGGTCGTCGATCCAGCCGCCTGTATTGACCCGACGGCGACCATTGGGCCTTATGCGGTCATTGGCCCGCAGGTCTCGATTGGTGCGCGCACGGTGGTGGGTGCCCATTGCGTGATCGAGGGGCACACCACGATTGGCGAGGACAACCGGATTTTCCAGTTTGCCTCGCTCGGGGCGCAACCCCAGGACAAGAAGTACGCGGGCGAGCCCACTGAACTGCTCATTGGCCACCGCAACACCATCCGCGAGTTCTGCACCTTCAACACCGGCACCGTGCAAGACCGTGCCGTGACCCGTGTGGGAGATGACAACTGGATCATGGCCTACGTGCACATTGCGCACGATTGCCAGGTGGGCAACCAGACCACGCTGGCCAACAACACCACCTTGGCGGGCCATGTGGATGTGGGTGACTGGGCCACGGTGGGCGGCTTGACCGGGGTGCTGCAGCGCATGCGCATCGGTGCGCACACCATGGTGGGCTTTGCCAGCCATATCGGCAAGGATGTGCCTCCGTTCATGGTGGTCGATGGCAACCCACTGGCCGTGCGCGGTGTGAACCTGGTAGGTTTGCGCCGCCGCAGCTTTTCCGATGAGCGCATTGCGGCCATCCGTGAAATGCACAAGCTGCTGTACCGGCAGGGGCTGACGCTGGAGCAGGCACGTGAAGCGATCTTGGCGCTGCCCTTGCAGATGCCGCAGGCGCGGGACGATGTGGCGTTGATGGACGCCTTCATCGCCAGCTCTGCAGCTGGCATTGCCCGTTGA
- the fabZ gene encoding 3-hydroxyacyl-ACP dehydratase FabZ has protein sequence MMDIHAILKQLPHRYPFLLVDRVLELERNERILAIKNVTFNEPYFMGHFPGRPVMPGVLILEALAQAAGLLAFDAMGQVPDENNIYYFVGIDGARFKRPVEPGDQLHLEIKIDRVRGGIWKFKGVARVGEEVACEAELMCTMRAVG, from the coding sequence ATGATGGATATCCACGCAATTCTCAAGCAACTGCCCCACCGTTACCCGTTTCTACTGGTGGACCGCGTGCTCGAGCTCGAGCGCAATGAGCGCATTCTGGCCATCAAGAATGTGACTTTCAACGAGCCTTATTTCATGGGGCATTTCCCAGGCCGCCCTGTCATGCCCGGAGTGCTGATTCTGGAAGCGCTGGCACAGGCCGCGGGCCTGCTTGCTTTTGATGCCATGGGCCAGGTGCCTGACGAAAACAACATCTACTACTTTGTTGGCATTGATGGCGCCCGCTTCAAGCGCCCGGTGGAGCCTGGTGACCAACTGCACCTGGAGATCAAGATCGATCGCGTGCGCGGTGGCATCTGGAAGTTCAAGGGCGTGGCCCGCGTGGGCGAAGAAGTGGCCTGCGAGGCTGAGTTGATGTGCACCATGCGTGCCGTGGGCTGA